The following proteins come from a genomic window of Sphaerisporangium rubeum:
- a CDS encoding ABC transporter permease, translated as MSTVDTTTQSASIPRAATTGTPGTVPADARRTREADSTMAAPGTPRTAGSEAPGTSDRPGTPRGPGRVRAAARLLGSEVGLTLRRPRNLLLIGLASSVPVIVGLVVRLVGADGDAPAFVLQLGGNGLMLTFASMLLLVQMLLPLTVAVVAGDSVAGEAGLGTLRYLLTAPAGRTRLLLLKFANVAVYALVCCASVAVVALITGFVLFPVGPVQLLSGATVPIADGLLRVAMVVGYVTLGMAAFGAIGIAISTFTDVPIGAVAASVVTIVFSQVMMLVPQLEPLRPYLLTTWWGSFDGVLRDPIATDVLGQGLLVFAAYTFVFGAIAWARFTGKDITA; from the coding sequence ATGTCGACGGTTGACACGACCACGCAGAGCGCGTCCATCCCACGCGCCGCGACCACCGGGACACCCGGCACGGTACCGGCGGACGCGCGGCGGACGCGGGAGGCGGACAGCACAATGGCGGCGCCGGGGACACCGAGGACAGCCGGCTCCGAGGCGCCGGGAACATCGGACCGGCCGGGGACGCCAAGGGGGCCGGGCCGGGTGCGCGCGGCGGCGCGGCTGCTCGGGTCGGAGGTCGGGCTGACGTTGCGCAGGCCGAGGAACCTGCTGCTGATCGGCCTGGCGTCGAGCGTGCCGGTGATCGTCGGCCTGGTGGTGCGGCTCGTGGGTGCCGACGGCGACGCTCCGGCGTTCGTCCTGCAACTCGGCGGGAACGGGCTGATGCTGACGTTCGCGTCGATGCTGCTGCTGGTGCAGATGCTGCTCCCGCTCACCGTCGCGGTCGTCGCCGGGGACTCGGTCGCCGGTGAGGCCGGCCTCGGCACCTTGCGCTACCTGCTCACGGCCCCCGCCGGCCGCACCCGGCTGCTCCTGCTCAAGTTCGCCAACGTCGCCGTCTACGCGCTGGTCTGCTGCGCGTCGGTGGCCGTCGTCGCACTGATCACCGGCTTCGTGCTGTTCCCCGTGGGTCCGGTGCAGCTGCTGTCCGGCGCGACCGTGCCGATCGCCGACGGCCTGCTCCGCGTCGCGATGGTCGTCGGGTACGTCACGCTCGGCATGGCGGCGTTCGGCGCCATCGGCATCGCCATCTCGACGTTCACCGACGTCCCGATCGGCGCCGTCGCGGCGAGCGTGGTCACGATCGTGTTCTCGCAGGTCATGATGCTGGTCCCGCAGCTTGAGCCGCTGCGTCCCTACCTGCTGACCACCTGGTGGGGCTCGTTCGACGGTGTGCTGCGCGACCCCATCGCCACCGATGTGCTCGGCCAGGGCCTGCTGGTCTTCGCCGCCTACACCTTCGTCTTCGGCGCGATCGCCTGGGCTCGCTTCACCGGCAAGGACATCACCGCCTGA
- a CDS encoding ABC transporter ATP-binding protein yields the protein MSHGLTGSRETAATSGEGHAIVSHGLTKRFRSGQVAVDALDLVVPRGSVFGFLGPNGSGKTTTIRMLLGLVRPTGGGCEVLGRPMPEALSSVLPKVGAVVEGPAFYPYLTGEANLRRYDAADPTADPRTARRRVAAALDRVGLGAAAEKRYKAYSLGMRQRLALAAALLRPRELLVLDEPTNGLDPQGTREVRALIKDIAADGTTVFVSSHLLSEVEQMCTDLAVMRTGRLVAQGPLGDLLSRRAPRIRVETPHVAQAASVLGHLGLTGLRTEETEVTADLGDLLPERVNAALVGDGVAVRGFAVQRPSLEEVFVDLTGEGFDVDG from the coding sequence GTGTCGCACGGCTTGACCGGGTCGCGCGAGACGGCGGCCACTTCCGGCGAGGGACACGCGATCGTGTCGCACGGCCTGACCAAGCGGTTCAGGAGCGGGCAGGTCGCGGTGGACGCGCTGGACCTGGTGGTGCCGCGGGGGTCGGTGTTCGGGTTCCTCGGGCCCAACGGCTCGGGGAAGACCACGACCATCCGCATGCTGCTCGGCCTGGTGCGGCCCACCGGCGGCGGGTGCGAGGTCCTCGGCCGGCCCATGCCGGAGGCGCTGTCGTCCGTGCTGCCGAAGGTCGGCGCCGTCGTCGAGGGCCCCGCGTTCTACCCCTACCTCACCGGTGAGGCCAACCTGCGGCGCTACGACGCGGCCGACCCCACGGCGGACCCGCGTACCGCGCGGCGCCGCGTGGCGGCCGCGCTCGACCGCGTGGGGCTCGGGGCCGCCGCGGAAAAGCGGTACAAGGCGTACTCGCTCGGCATGCGCCAGCGCCTCGCGCTCGCCGCCGCGTTGCTGAGGCCGCGCGAACTGCTCGTCCTGGACGAGCCCACCAACGGCCTGGACCCGCAGGGCACCAGGGAGGTACGCGCGCTGATCAAGGACATCGCCGCCGACGGCACCACGGTCTTCGTCTCCTCCCACCTGCTGTCGGAGGTCGAGCAGATGTGCACCGACCTGGCCGTCATGCGTACCGGCCGCCTGGTGGCGCAGGGCCCGCTCGGTGACCTGCTCTCCCGCCGCGCTCCCCGCATCCGCGTGGAGACCCCCCACGTCGCGCAGGCCGCGTCCGTGCTCGGCCACCTCGGCCTCACGGGCCTGCGCACCGAGGAGACCGAGGTCACCGCCGACCTCGGCGACCTGCTCCCCGAGCGCGTCAACGCCGCGCTCGTCGGCGACGGCGTCGCGGTCCGCGGCTTCGCCGTGCAGCGGCCGAGCCTTGAGGAAGTGTTCGTGGACCTGACCGGGGAGGGCTTCGATGTCGACGGTTGA
- a CDS encoding LolA family protein, with the protein MPYNTTRAMRWGVPVAAAAVAGAALAAGPVIAAVQGDPTLPERTAAQLLAEVARTAQRAGPPVMSGTVVATTSLGLPSLPLPGGTSSSPLALLSGSHTVKVWYGGDDRVRIALPGTMSETDLIADGKGQAWLWRSDANTATRFTLPKPAAGHPSRPPSSLAPALTPDAMAAEVLKAAESGGTSVTVDNTQAVAGRSAYQLVLTPKQPESLVKEVRLALDGERYVPLRVQVYAKGTTEPAIEVGFTQVTFTAPAPENFAFTPPAGAKVEHKSFGMDAAPGGPWGDKGGPPSSAAKLRTFGSGWATVAELPFSAADLPQPSAGDRRPGGADPSQVLDGLLKTGKPVSGSWGSGRVIQTKLVTALITDDGRLLFGAVTPQALTEAAGRG; encoded by the coding sequence ATGCCGTACAACACGACACGCGCCATGAGGTGGGGTGTCCCGGTCGCGGCCGCCGCCGTCGCCGGCGCCGCGCTGGCCGCCGGGCCGGTCATCGCCGCCGTCCAGGGCGACCCCACGCTGCCTGAGCGTACCGCCGCGCAGCTCCTGGCCGAGGTCGCCAGGACCGCGCAGCGGGCCGGGCCCCCGGTCATGTCCGGCACCGTGGTCGCCACCACGTCGCTCGGCCTGCCGTCGCTGCCGCTTCCCGGCGGCACGAGCAGTTCACCGCTGGCGCTGCTGTCGGGTTCCCACACGGTGAAGGTCTGGTACGGCGGCGACGACCGGGTGCGGATCGCGCTTCCCGGCACGATGAGCGAGACCGACCTCATCGCCGACGGCAAGGGCCAGGCGTGGCTGTGGCGCAGCGACGCCAACACCGCGACCCGTTTCACCCTGCCGAAGCCCGCGGCCGGTCACCCGAGCCGGCCGCCGTCCTCGCTGGCACCCGCGCTGACCCCGGACGCCATGGCCGCCGAGGTGCTGAAGGCCGCCGAGTCCGGCGGCACGTCCGTCACGGTGGACAACACCCAGGCGGTCGCCGGCCGGTCGGCCTACCAGCTCGTGCTCACGCCGAAGCAGCCGGAGTCCCTGGTCAAGGAGGTCAGGCTCGCGCTGGACGGCGAGCGGTACGTCCCGCTGCGTGTCCAGGTGTACGCCAAGGGCACCACCGAGCCCGCGATCGAGGTCGGCTTCACCCAGGTGACGTTCACCGCTCCCGCTCCGGAGAACTTCGCCTTCACCCCGCCGGCCGGCGCCAAGGTCGAGCACAAGAGCTTCGGGATGGACGCGGCACCCGGTGGGCCGTGGGGGGACAAGGGGGGCCCGCCGTCGTCGGCCGCGAAGCTGCGGACGTTCGGCAGCGGCTGGGCCACCGTCGCCGAGCTGCCGTTCTCGGCGGCGGACCTCCCTCAGCCGTCCGCCGGTGACCGCCGTCCCGGCGGCGCCGACCCGTCCCAGGTCCTCGACGGTCTGCTCAAGACCGGCAAACCGGTCTCCGGCTCCTGGGGCAGCGGCCGGGTCATCCAGACCAAGCTGGTCACCGCCTTGATCACCGACGACGGCCGCCTGCTGTTCGGCGCCGTGACCCCGCAGGCCCTCACCGAAGCGGCCGGCCGAGGGTGA
- a CDS encoding response regulator transcription factor, with protein sequence MRVLVVEDERRMAAALRRGLQAEGFAVDLAHDGEDGLHLAREGDYDVVVLDIMLPGLSGYKVCERLRAEENWVPILMLSAKDGEYDLADGLDLGADDYLTKPFSYVVLVARLRALMRRGARRRPAVLRAGDLELDPAARTVSRGGEPIELTPREFGLLEYLLRRPGEVVSKTEILEHVWDTYDTDPNVVEVYVGYLRRKIDVPFGRATLRTVRGAGYRLSGDGG encoded by the coding sequence ATGCGGGTGCTCGTCGTGGAGGACGAGAGGCGGATGGCCGCCGCGTTGCGCCGCGGGCTGCAGGCGGAGGGGTTCGCGGTGGACCTCGCGCACGACGGTGAGGACGGCCTGCACCTGGCGAGGGAAGGCGACTACGACGTCGTGGTGCTGGACATCATGCTGCCGGGGCTGTCGGGGTACAAGGTGTGCGAGCGGCTGCGCGCCGAGGAGAACTGGGTGCCGATCCTGATGCTGTCGGCCAAGGACGGCGAGTACGACCTGGCCGACGGCCTGGACCTCGGCGCCGACGACTACCTCACCAAGCCGTTCTCCTACGTCGTGCTGGTGGCGCGGCTGCGCGCGCTGATGCGCCGCGGCGCGCGCCGCCGTCCGGCCGTGCTGCGCGCCGGTGATCTGGAGCTGGACCCGGCGGCCCGCACCGTCAGCCGCGGCGGGGAACCGATCGAGCTGACGCCGCGCGAGTTCGGCCTGCTGGAGTACCTGCTGCGCCGTCCCGGCGAGGTGGTGTCCAAGACCGAGATCCTCGAACACGTCTGGGACACCTACGACACCGACCCCAACGTGGTCGAGGTGTACGTCGGCTACCTGCGCAGGAAGATCGACGTCCCGTTCGGCCGCGCCACGCTGCGCACGGTGCGCGGCGCGGGCTACCGTCTGTCCGGCGATGGCGGCTGA
- a CDS encoding sensor histidine kinase — protein MAAETAGAERPGDAGRIGRDRDAGSAGTPRAARSAWPGPLVWWRRRSLRLRLTVTASAVLAVALALAAALLVLVLGRALIASTDEVAYQRARDVAALADAGRLYDPVTVPDGTIVQVLDARGRVTHVTPGADRLVPLVPERDRAARRGGRGLFVDGGPYGIPGPLRVVVVRADQGRTVIAARSFKDVSDSISTTVHTLVVGTPLLLLLLAAVSWMIIGRTLRPIAALRAGAEEISGTARARRLPVPEARDEVHDLATTLNAMLDRLEAAGASQRALVSDAAHELRSPLASIRLQLEVALGHPEGQDWRETAEGVLEDTMRLSRLAEGLLTLARLDERRRPHRMEEVDLADLAASTAERYDGALVTLGAMEPARVRGDAMDLTRVLVNLLDNAVRHARSRVTVELRARDRAVLVVTDDGPGVPEADRERVFHRFTRLDDARSRDDGGAGLGLAIVRETVRAHGGSVRLEDAGPGLRAVVVLPLA, from the coding sequence ATGGCGGCTGAGACGGCCGGCGCCGAGCGGCCGGGGGACGCCGGACGGATCGGCCGGGATCGCGACGCCGGATCGGCGGGCACGCCGCGTGCGGCGCGGTCCGCGTGGCCCGGGCCGCTGGTGTGGTGGCGGCGGCGGAGCCTGCGGCTGCGGCTGACGGTGACGGCGTCGGCGGTGCTCGCCGTGGCGCTGGCGCTGGCGGCGGCGCTGCTGGTGCTGGTGCTCGGCCGCGCGCTGATCGCCTCCACCGACGAGGTGGCCTACCAGCGGGCCAGGGACGTCGCGGCGCTCGCCGACGCGGGACGGCTGTACGACCCGGTGACGGTGCCGGACGGCACGATCGTGCAGGTGCTCGACGCGCGTGGCCGCGTCACCCATGTCACGCCGGGGGCCGACCGGCTGGTGCCTCTGGTGCCTGAGCGCGACCGCGCCGCGCGGCGAGGTGGCCGGGGGTTGTTCGTGGACGGCGGGCCGTACGGCATCCCCGGCCCGCTGCGCGTGGTCGTCGTGCGGGCCGACCAGGGCCGCACGGTGATCGCCGCGCGGTCGTTCAAGGACGTCTCCGACAGCATCTCCACGACGGTCCACACACTGGTCGTCGGCACTCCCCTGCTGCTCCTGCTGCTGGCCGCCGTGAGCTGGATGATCATCGGACGTACGCTGCGGCCCATCGCGGCCCTGCGCGCCGGCGCCGAGGAGATCAGCGGCACCGCGCGGGCCCGCCGCCTCCCCGTGCCGGAGGCCCGCGACGAGGTGCACGACCTCGCGACCACCCTGAACGCGATGCTGGATCGGCTGGAGGCGGCCGGCGCGTCGCAGCGGGCCCTGGTGTCGGACGCCGCGCACGAGCTGCGCAGTCCGCTGGCCAGCATCCGCCTGCAACTGGAGGTGGCGCTCGGCCACCCCGAGGGCCAGGACTGGCGGGAGACCGCCGAGGGGGTCCTGGAGGACACCATGCGGCTCAGCCGGCTCGCCGAGGGCCTGCTCACGCTGGCCCGGCTGGACGAGCGGCGCCGGCCGCACCGCATGGAGGAGGTCGACCTCGCCGACCTGGCCGCCTCGACCGCCGAGCGGTACGACGGCGCGCTGGTGACGCTCGGCGCGATGGAGCCCGCGCGGGTGCGGGGTGACGCCATGGACCTCACGCGGGTGCTGGTCAACCTGCTGGACAACGCCGTGCGGCACGCGCGCTCGCGGGTGACGGTGGAGCTGCGCGCGCGGGACCGGGCCGTGCTCGTGGTCACCGATGACGGGCCGGGAGTGCCGGAGGCGGACCGCGAGCGGGTGTTCCACCGGTTCACCCGCCTGGACGACGCGCGCAGCAGGGACGACGGCGGCGCGGGGCTCGGCCTCGCCATCGTCCGCGAGACGGTGCGCGCGCACGGCGGCTCGGTACGCCTGGAGGACGCCGGCCCCGGCCTGCGTGCCGTCGTCGTGCTTCCGCTCGCCTGA
- a CDS encoding aminotransferase class V-fold PLP-dependent enzyme, with protein MLPEKGRSAGELLAEIERLRRDDLQVRGGKVTAYVYDTGRAEVHEAAAGAYARMLEVNTLDPTAFPSIVAMERQVVGAVAGLLGGGPGTPGIFTSGGTESIMLAVKAARDTWRAGGGRPVEGTADAAGAAMAPPREHGRGRPQIVVPVTAHPAFRKAAHYLGLDVVAVPVDAATFRADPDATAAAITPATVLVVASAPSYPQGVVDPVTEIAAAAAARGVPCHVDACVGGWLLPWLAEAGQPVPPFDLSVPGVTSISCDLHKYGYTPKGASVVLFADPAMRRAAYFASGAWPGYTIINATVQSSKSAGPLAGAWATLNALGRDGYLDLAKNTLTATRRLIDGIGEIPGLRVLGEPESSLVAFTGDGEVDVFVLADEARKLGWFLQPQLSYAGIPANLHITVTGVTLAGVDAMLEVIAASARAARERGPARVPEGLPEILASLDLDALDDATFTELAASVGVELGGSGQPEMAVVNTVLDALPAATREAVLIRFLSALYG; from the coding sequence GTGCTTCCTGAGAAAGGCCGGTCCGCCGGCGAACTGCTCGCCGAGATCGAGCGGCTGCGGCGGGACGACCTGCAGGTGCGCGGTGGCAAGGTCACCGCCTACGTGTACGACACCGGCCGCGCCGAGGTGCACGAGGCGGCGGCCGGGGCGTACGCGCGGATGCTGGAGGTGAACACCCTCGACCCGACGGCGTTCCCGAGCATCGTGGCGATGGAGCGGCAGGTCGTCGGCGCGGTCGCCGGCCTGCTCGGCGGCGGTCCGGGGACGCCGGGGATCTTCACCAGCGGCGGCACCGAGTCGATCATGCTCGCGGTCAAGGCGGCACGTGACACGTGGCGGGCCGGTGGCGGACGGCCCGTGGAGGGGACGGCGGACGCGGCCGGCGCCGCCATGGCACCGCCGCGGGAACACGGACGTGGCCGGCCGCAGATCGTGGTGCCGGTGACGGCGCATCCGGCGTTCCGCAAGGCGGCGCACTACCTGGGGCTCGACGTGGTGGCGGTGCCGGTGGACGCGGCGACGTTCCGGGCCGATCCGGACGCGACGGCGGCGGCGATCACGCCGGCGACGGTGCTGGTGGTGGCGTCGGCGCCGTCGTACCCGCAGGGGGTGGTGGACCCGGTGACGGAGATCGCCGCGGCTGCCGCCGCGCGCGGTGTGCCGTGCCACGTGGACGCCTGCGTCGGCGGGTGGCTGCTGCCGTGGCTGGCCGAGGCGGGGCAGCCGGTGCCGCCGTTCGACCTGTCGGTCCCCGGTGTGACGTCCATCTCGTGCGACCTGCACAAGTACGGGTACACCCCCAAAGGCGCGTCGGTCGTGCTGTTCGCCGACCCGGCGATGCGCCGCGCCGCGTACTTCGCCTCCGGCGCGTGGCCCGGGTACACGATCATCAACGCGACGGTGCAGAGCTCCAAGTCGGCGGGCCCGCTCGCCGGTGCGTGGGCCACGCTCAACGCGCTCGGCCGCGACGGGTACCTCGACCTCGCCAAGAACACCCTGACCGCCACGCGCCGCCTCATCGACGGCATCGGCGAGATCCCGGGGCTGCGGGTGCTCGGCGAGCCGGAGTCGTCGCTGGTGGCGTTCACCGGGGACGGCGAGGTGGATGTCTTCGTGCTGGCGGACGAGGCGCGCAAGCTCGGCTGGTTCCTCCAGCCCCAGCTCTCCTACGCCGGCATCCCGGCCAACCTCCACATCACGGTGACCGGTGTGACGCTCGCCGGGGTGGACGCCATGCTGGAGGTGATCGCCGCCTCGGCGCGCGCCGCGCGCGAGCGCGGCCCCGCGCGCGTGCCGGAGGGCCTGCCGGAGATCCTCGCGTCCCTGGACCTCGACGCGCTCGACGACGCGACGTTCACCGAGCTCGCGGCGTCGGTGGGGGTGGAGCTCGGCGGCTCGGGACAGCCCGAGATGGCTGTGGTGAACACCGTGCTCGACGCGCTCCCCGCCGCGACCAGGGAGGCCGTCCTGATCAGGTTCCTGTCGGCGCTGTACGGCTGA
- the folP gene encoding dihydropteroate synthase, with protein sequence MHTPHTLRLRGREFPPGAFAVMAVVNRTPDSFFDQGRTYGFDAALAAVGDAVRAGADIVDIGGVKAGPGDTVDAAEEIRRVAGLVAAVREAHPDLVISVDTWRAEVGEVVAEAGADLLNDTWGGPDPRLAEVAAAYGIGLVCAHAGRAEPRTRPHRVGYDDVVADVVAHVTALAERAVAAGVRADAVLIDPAHDFGKNTWHSLAVSRRLHELTATGLPVLVAVSNKDFVGETLGGLPVTERHAGTLATLAVSAWQGARVFRVHDPASARTALDTVTRLRSLSRTAPTGT encoded by the coding sequence ATGCACACACCGCACACCCTGCGCCTGCGTGGCCGTGAGTTCCCTCCCGGAGCCTTCGCCGTCATGGCCGTGGTGAACCGCACCCCCGACTCCTTCTTCGACCAGGGCAGGACCTACGGCTTCGACGCCGCGCTCGCGGCGGTCGGCGACGCGGTCCGCGCCGGCGCCGACATCGTGGACATCGGCGGGGTCAAGGCGGGCCCCGGTGACACCGTGGACGCCGCCGAGGAGATCCGCCGGGTCGCCGGCCTGGTGGCGGCCGTGCGCGAGGCACATCCCGATCTGGTGATCAGCGTGGACACCTGGCGCGCCGAGGTCGGTGAGGTGGTCGCGGAGGCCGGCGCCGACCTGCTCAACGACACCTGGGGCGGCCCCGATCCCCGTCTGGCCGAGGTCGCCGCCGCGTACGGCATCGGCCTGGTGTGCGCGCACGCCGGCCGCGCCGAGCCTCGCACCCGGCCGCACCGTGTCGGCTACGACGACGTGGTGGCCGACGTCGTGGCGCACGTCACCGCGCTGGCCGAGCGCGCCGTCGCCGCCGGGGTGCGTGCGGACGCCGTGCTGATCGACCCCGCGCACGACTTCGGCAAGAACACCTGGCACTCCCTGGCGGTGAGCCGCCGCCTGCACGAGCTGACCGCCACCGGCCTGCCGGTGCTGGTGGCCGTCTCCAACAAGGACTTCGTCGGCGAGACCCTCGGCGGGCTGCCGGTGACCGAGCGCCACGCCGGCACGCTCGCCACCCTCGCCGTCTCCGCGTGGCAGGGGGCACGCGTGTTCCGGGTGCACGACCCCGCGTCGGCCCGCACCGCGCTGGACACCGTCACCCGCCTGCGCTCGCTCAGCCGTACAGCGCCGACAGGAACCTGA
- a CDS encoding LysR family transcriptional regulator, translating to MNLQQLRYVVATAEHRTMTDAARSLYIAQPALSRAIRDLERELGMTLFARSGRGVVVTAQGRRVVKLAREALDAVHEIEALATQTHSGGELRLASPPSLEPVLAGRLLPAYVAEHPGVRVHLVRCDGRDGVVNAVREQRADLGLTDLPVPADLVSHPLERQEIVLLSPPGLELPDTVPMIRLNAMRLVLPPPGSARRREFEQLFATYGVRPVIAAEIDERGSWPMAIRASSASMLGYRGMAEQAAKAGLVVRSLDPALRRIIALVHVRKRLAGMAQDFLSVAESGTSA from the coding sequence ATGAATCTGCAGCAGCTCCGTTATGTGGTCGCCACTGCGGAGCACCGCACAATGACAGACGCGGCACGATCGCTGTACATCGCACAGCCCGCTCTCTCCCGTGCCATCCGCGATCTGGAACGGGAGCTCGGCATGACGCTCTTCGCCAGATCCGGCAGGGGAGTGGTCGTGACGGCCCAGGGCCGCCGCGTCGTCAAACTCGCCCGAGAGGCCCTCGACGCCGTCCACGAGATCGAGGCCCTCGCCACGCAGACCCATTCAGGCGGCGAGCTGCGCCTCGCGTCCCCGCCGAGCCTGGAACCGGTCCTCGCCGGCCGTCTGCTGCCCGCGTACGTCGCCGAGCATCCCGGCGTCCGCGTGCACCTGGTGCGGTGCGACGGCCGTGACGGCGTGGTCAACGCCGTACGCGAGCAGCGCGCCGACCTCGGCCTCACCGACCTTCCGGTCCCCGCCGACCTGGTCAGCCACCCCCTGGAACGGCAGGAGATCGTCCTGCTCTCCCCACCGGGGCTCGAACTGCCGGACACGGTGCCGATGATCCGCCTGAACGCCATGCGCCTGGTCCTGCCGCCTCCCGGCAGCGCGAGACGCCGCGAGTTCGAGCAGCTCTTCGCCACCTACGGCGTGCGGCCGGTGATCGCGGCCGAGATCGACGAACGCGGCTCGTGGCCGATGGCCATCCGCGCCTCGTCGGCGTCCATGCTGGGGTACCGCGGCATGGCCGAGCAGGCGGCCAAGGCAGGTCTGGTGGTCCGTTCCCTCGATCCCGCGCTGCGCCGCATCATCGCGCTGGTGCACGTGCGAAAGCGCCTGGCCGGCATGGCGCAGGACTTCTTATCGGTGGCCGAGAGCGGCACCTCGGCCTGA
- a CDS encoding neutral zinc metallopeptidase produces the protein MTDNGAHPPAGGRHPYGPPHGGRVPPSATRPYPLPGPPQDAPPHGGPGPQAPHNPQGPHNPQGPHNPQGPHNPQGPHNPHNPQSPHDPHGPQGHQPPQPYPQGAPPRPYPAPPPPPARHAAPAPPAYRPPYAPQGPAQQGPARQGPPPGGYGPPQGPGPYGPGQAPAGAGRPYPGPGVPGPPRPGRPYAPPPGPGRGPLPPPPGWGGPGTPHGWRPPKRRSGAGTVIAGLLGSVAVVFVLLVIGSALLSKARLSEPPSPVAIPTYDPDASRSHRPDSSDRPSHSERPDPVATRPRATPTRDARPPVTVPVRNTTLTRNSVYLITGLPRQSCRARATDIYDDAQLKDLILRTGQCMGRTWAPALRKAGIPFAPPGYAVKARGGRGACGDFPQRGSIVPYYCPRNTTIYAATSPIARGRGNQQGYGSLSSWHGAITGMMAHEYGHHVQYLSGLSDSWWRRHLDARSTSGRLALSRRFELQANCFGGLWMRSVAASYPIPPARRGTLYYFFSNVGDWPGRPRDHGSPANSGRWFKQGYERTRVAQCNTWLAPASTVS, from the coding sequence ATGACCGACAACGGAGCGCACCCACCGGCCGGCGGCAGACATCCCTACGGACCGCCGCACGGCGGCCGGGTGCCGCCGTCCGCGACCCGGCCGTATCCCCTCCCGGGACCGCCGCAGGACGCTCCACCTCATGGCGGACCGGGACCGCAGGCGCCGCACAACCCGCAGGGGCCGCACAACCCGCAGGGGCCGCACAACCCGCAGGGGCCGCACAACCCGCAGGGGCCGCACAACCCACACAACCCACAAAGCCCACACGACCCGCATGGCCCGCAGGGTCACCAGCCACCGCAACCGTACCCGCAGGGTGCTCCTCCGCGGCCGTATCCCGCTCCGCCTCCCCCACCGGCACGCCACGCGGCCCCCGCGCCGCCGGCGTACCGGCCGCCGTACGCGCCGCAGGGACCCGCGCAGCAGGGACCCGCGCGGCAAGGGCCGCCACCAGGCGGGTACGGGCCGCCGCAGGGGCCGGGGCCGTACGGGCCCGGCCAGGCGCCGGCCGGGGCCGGCCGGCCGTACCCCGGACCGGGGGTGCCGGGACCGCCGCGGCCGGGACGGCCGTACGCGCCGCCGCCGGGGCCGGGCCGGGGGCCGTTACCGCCGCCGCCGGGGTGGGGAGGGCCGGGGACGCCGCACGGGTGGCGGCCGCCGAAGCGGCGGTCGGGGGCCGGCACGGTGATCGCCGGGCTGCTCGGGTCGGTGGCGGTGGTGTTCGTCCTGCTGGTCATCGGCTCGGCGCTGCTGTCCAAGGCGCGCCTGTCCGAACCGCCGTCGCCGGTGGCGATCCCCACGTACGACCCGGACGCCTCCCGCAGCCACCGGCCCGACTCGAGCGACCGGCCGAGCCACAGCGAGCGGCCCGACCCGGTGGCGACCCGGCCGCGCGCCACCCCCACACGGGACGCGCGGCCACCGGTCACGGTTCCCGTGCGCAACACCACCCTGACCCGCAACTCGGTGTACCTCATCACGGGGCTGCCACGGCAGTCGTGCCGCGCCAGGGCCACCGACATCTACGACGACGCGCAGCTGAAGGACCTGATCCTGCGGACCGGCCAGTGCATGGGACGCACCTGGGCCCCGGCCCTGCGCAAGGCCGGCATCCCGTTCGCGCCGCCGGGGTACGCGGTCAAGGCGCGCGGCGGCCGCGGCGCGTGCGGCGACTTCCCTCAGCGCGGCAGCATCGTGCCGTACTACTGTCCCCGCAACACCACCATCTACGCCGCGACGTCGCCGATCGCGCGCGGACGCGGTAATCAGCAGGGGTACGGGTCGCTGTCGAGCTGGCACGGCGCGATCACCGGCATGATGGCCCACGAGTACGGTCACCACGTGCAGTACCTGTCGGGCCTGTCGGACTCCTGGTGGCGCAGGCACCTCGACGCGCGCTCCACCAGCGGCAGGCTGGCGCTGAGCCGCCGCTTCGAGTTGCAGGCCAACTGCTTCGGCGGTCTGTGGATGCGGTCGGTCGCCGCCAGTTACCCGATCCCGCCGGCGCGCCGCGGCACCCTGTACTACTTCTTCTCCAACGTCGGCGACTGGCCGGGCCGTCCGCGCGACCACGGCTCACCGGCCAACAGCGGCCGGTGGTTCAAGCAGGGGTACGAGCGGACCCGTGTCGCGCAGTGCAACACCTGGCTGGCCCCCGCCTCGACGGTGTCCTGA